A stretch of Paludisphaera borealis DNA encodes these proteins:
- a CDS encoding SDR family NAD(P)-dependent oxidoreductase has product MSDSETRRVALVTGSAGGIGLGIARALGASGFAVWLADVQQDLVHQSADELKGEGIDASGIVLDVTKAADWEAAIAEVSKAHRGLDVLVNNAGISTRGTIESTDEAMWDQTLNVNLRGAWLGIKTALPLLRTRRGTIVNIGSTRATQPLPGLFPYVISKAGLLGLTRQVAVECMGEGISCNMVAPGWVDTPNERKIQARYGRPDFPTGIKNLTTPDDIGAAVVYLSSPAGRKTTGDILYIDSGLHCADDAGMVYVADHTPAYKQRIEKN; this is encoded by the coding sequence ATGTCCGACAGCGAAACGCGGCGGGTCGCCCTCGTGACGGGATCGGCGGGGGGCATCGGGCTGGGAATCGCGCGTGCTCTGGGGGCGTCGGGCTTCGCCGTCTGGCTGGCCGACGTGCAGCAGGACCTCGTCCATCAGTCGGCCGATGAACTCAAAGGGGAGGGGATCGACGCCTCGGGGATCGTCCTGGACGTCACAAAGGCCGCCGACTGGGAAGCGGCGATCGCCGAGGTTTCCAAAGCGCACCGCGGTCTCGACGTCCTGGTGAACAACGCCGGGATCAGCACCCGCGGGACGATCGAGTCGACCGACGAGGCCATGTGGGACCAGACGCTGAACGTCAACCTGCGCGGGGCCTGGCTCGGGATCAAGACCGCGTTGCCGCTCTTGCGGACGCGGCGGGGGACGATCGTCAACATCGGCTCGACGCGCGCGACGCAGCCCTTGCCGGGGCTCTTTCCTTACGTCATCAGCAAGGCGGGCCTCCTGGGCCTGACGCGGCAGGTCGCCGTCGAGTGCATGGGCGAAGGGATCTCCTGCAATATGGTCGCGCCGGGCTGGGTCGACACGCCCAACGAGCGTAAAATCCAGGCCCGATACGGCCGTCCCGACTTCCCCACGGGGATCAAGAACCTGACGACGCCCGACGACATCGGCGCGGCGGTCGTCTATCTGTCGTCGCCGGCCGGACGCAAGACCACCGGCGACATCCTCTACATCGACTCGGGCCTCCACTGCGCCGACGACGCGGGAATGGTCTACGTGGCCGATCACACGCCCGCCTACAAGCAGCGGATCGAGAAGAACTGA
- a CDS encoding sugar phosphate isomerase/epimerase family protein gives MAEFLYCLNTSTIQPTPLLEKVRVAGAAGYKAIEPWNDEIDEYLAKGGSLSDLGKAISDAGLEVVSVIALHSWATTEGDEYVRALDECRRRIDQAVALGSPYIVASPPQEVVDLPHITARFVELLAIGEQAGVTPSMEFLGFVDGINSVSSAWAIAQGARNAKATIVADVFHMIRGGGSVDDLLKIPGHRLANFHINDVPATPDPLTQTDYDRVMVGDGIADLPRVIANLRTIGYRGPISFEIFNKELWTHDPFDVARRGLDRIKALVEA, from the coding sequence ATGGCTGAGTTTCTCTACTGCCTGAACACGAGCACGATTCAACCCACGCCGCTGCTGGAGAAGGTCCGCGTCGCCGGCGCGGCGGGCTACAAGGCGATCGAGCCCTGGAACGACGAGATCGACGAATACCTGGCCAAAGGCGGCTCGCTGAGCGATCTCGGCAAGGCGATCAGCGACGCCGGGCTAGAGGTCGTAAGCGTCATCGCCCTGCATAGCTGGGCGACGACCGAGGGAGACGAGTACGTCCGGGCGCTCGACGAGTGCCGGCGGCGGATCGATCAGGCGGTGGCCCTCGGCAGCCCTTACATCGTGGCCAGCCCGCCGCAGGAAGTCGTCGACCTCCCGCACATCACGGCGCGGTTCGTCGAGCTGCTGGCGATCGGCGAGCAGGCCGGGGTGACGCCGTCGATGGAGTTTCTCGGCTTCGTCGATGGGATCAACAGCGTCTCGAGCGCCTGGGCGATCGCCCAGGGGGCCCGCAACGCGAAGGCGACGATCGTCGCCGACGTCTTCCACATGATCCGTGGCGGCGGCTCGGTCGACGACTTGCTCAAGATCCCGGGCCACCGGCTGGCGAACTTCCACATCAACGACGTCCCCGCGACGCCCGATCCCTTGACCCAGACCGACTACGATCGCGTCATGGTGGGCGACGGGATCGCCGACCTGCCGCGCGTCATCGCCAACCTGCGAACCATCGGCTACCGCGGCCCGATCTCGTTCGAGATCTTCAACAAGGAACTCTGGACGCACGACCCGTTCGACGTCGCCCGCCGCGGGCTCGACCGGATCAAGGCTCTCGTCGAGGCCTGA
- a CDS encoding HpcH/HpaI aldolase family protein, translating into MKINPVKRALKAGKPQIGTWLSLGSVAAARYMARAGFPWLTVDMEHTHTDINTAAMMFGAIADAGCIPLARVPAGKHEWIKMALDCGAMGIVAPMVMDADEARAIVAACKYAPQGNRSVGGGFHAINFAATPEDYYRKANDEILVIIQTEHIDTVDRLDEIYSVPGLDAVFVGPNDLTFTMRSADGTFPTKEFFESTLTRIREAAKRNNLPCGLHVLTADDALRRAGEGWQFIAVGSDLKMMLDDAAVVVGRTNPDREAQDLAKY; encoded by the coding sequence TTGAAGATCAATCCAGTCAAACGCGCTCTCAAGGCGGGCAAGCCGCAGATCGGCACCTGGTTGTCCCTCGGGAGCGTCGCCGCCGCCCGCTACATGGCCCGGGCAGGCTTCCCCTGGCTGACCGTCGACATGGAGCACACGCACACCGACATCAACACCGCCGCCATGATGTTCGGCGCGATCGCCGACGCCGGCTGCATCCCCCTGGCCCGCGTCCCCGCCGGCAAGCATGAATGGATCAAGATGGCGCTCGACTGCGGCGCGATGGGGATCGTCGCGCCCATGGTCATGGATGCCGACGAGGCCCGCGCCATCGTCGCCGCCTGCAAGTACGCCCCCCAGGGCAACCGCTCCGTCGGCGGCGGGTTCCACGCGATCAACTTCGCCGCAACCCCCGAAGACTACTACCGCAAGGCGAACGACGAGATCCTCGTCATCATCCAGACCGAGCACATCGACACCGTCGACCGGCTCGACGAGATCTATTCCGTCCCCGGACTCGACGCCGTCTTCGTCGGTCCCAACGACCTGACGTTCACCATGCGGTCGGCTGACGGAACCTTCCCCACCAAGGAGTTCTTCGAGAGCACGCTCACCCGCATCCGCGAGGCCGCCAAGCGAAACAACCTCCCCTGCGGCCTGCACGTCCTGACCGCCGACGACGCCCTCCGCCGCGCCGGCGAAGGCTGGCAGTTCATCGCCGTGGGGAGCGATCTCAAGATGATGCTCGACGACGCTGCGGTCGTCGTCGGCCGCACCAATCCCGACCGCGAGGCGCAAGACCTGGCCAAATATTGA
- the icd gene encoding NADP-dependent isocitrate dehydrogenase has product MASPKAEAPAGGETITIKDGKLTVPNFPIIPFIEGDGTGPDIWRASVRVFDAAVEKAYGGKRQIKWMEVYAGGKAFSQFNNWLPDETVDAFRDYLVGIKGPLTTPIGGGIRSLNVALRQLLDLYVCLRPVRWFKGVPSPVKHPEKVDMVIFRENTEDVYAGIEFEAGSDDAKKLIGFIKDNFPSAYKKIRFPETAGVGVKPISSEGTERLVRSAIEYAIKNKRKSVTLVHKGNIMKFTEGAFRNWGYALAEREFGGQTYTWDQWERTKAAKGEAAANAEQKQALESGKILIKDAIADITLQQVLTRPTDFDVIATPNLNGDYLSDALAAQVGGIGIAPGGNVNYITGHAVFEATHGTAPKYADLDQVNPGSVVLSGEMMLRYLGWTEAADLIIKGMDGAIAQKSVTYDFARLMEGAKEVKCSEFASAVIANM; this is encoded by the coding sequence ATGGCGAGCCCGAAAGCCGAGGCTCCGGCGGGTGGAGAGACGATCACGATCAAGGACGGCAAGCTGACCGTCCCCAACTTCCCGATCATTCCGTTCATCGAAGGGGACGGCACGGGCCCCGACATCTGGCGAGCCAGCGTGCGCGTGTTCGACGCGGCGGTCGAGAAAGCCTACGGCGGCAAGAGGCAGATCAAGTGGATGGAGGTCTACGCCGGCGGCAAGGCCTTCTCGCAGTTCAACAACTGGCTGCCCGACGAGACGGTCGACGCCTTCCGCGACTATCTGGTGGGCATCAAGGGCCCGCTCACCACGCCGATCGGCGGCGGCATCCGGTCGCTCAACGTCGCCCTGCGGCAGCTTCTCGACCTCTACGTCTGCCTCCGCCCGGTGCGCTGGTTCAAGGGCGTGCCGTCGCCGGTGAAGCATCCCGAGAAGGTCGACATGGTGATCTTCCGCGAGAACACCGAGGACGTCTACGCCGGGATCGAGTTCGAGGCCGGCAGCGACGACGCCAAGAAGCTGATCGGCTTCATCAAGGACAACTTCCCCAGCGCGTACAAGAAGATCCGGTTCCCCGAGACGGCCGGCGTCGGCGTCAAGCCGATTTCGAGCGAGGGGACCGAGCGGCTCGTTCGATCGGCGATTGAATACGCGATCAAGAACAAGCGCAAGAGCGTGACGTTGGTCCACAAGGGCAACATCATGAAGTTCACCGAAGGGGCGTTCCGCAACTGGGGTTACGCCCTGGCCGAGCGCGAATTCGGCGGCCAGACCTACACCTGGGACCAGTGGGAGCGGACCAAGGCCGCCAAGGGCGAAGCCGCCGCGAACGCCGAGCAGAAGCAGGCGCTCGAATCGGGCAAGATCCTGATCAAGGATGCGATCGCCGACATCACGTTGCAGCAGGTCTTGACCCGTCCGACCGACTTCGACGTGATCGCCACGCCGAACCTCAACGGCGACTACCTGTCCGACGCCCTCGCCGCTCAGGTCGGCGGCATCGGCATCGCGCCCGGCGGCAACGTCAACTACATCACCGGCCACGCGGTTTTCGAGGCCACCCACGGCACCGCGCCCAAGTACGCCGACCTCGACCAGGTGAACCCCGGCTCGGTCGTCCTTTCCGGCGAGATGATGCTCCGCTACCTCGGCTGGACCGAGGCCGCCGACCTGATCATCAAGGGGATGGACGGCGCCATCGCCCAGAAGTCCGTGACCTACGACTTCGCCCGCCTCATGGAAGGCGCCAAGGAAGTCAAGTGCAGCGAGTTCGCCTCCGCCGTGATCGCCAACATGTGA